One Cinclus cinclus chromosome 24, bCinCin1.1, whole genome shotgun sequence genomic window carries:
- the PSMC5 gene encoding 26S proteasome regulatory subunit 8 codes for MPAEKMAWDGPEQMEMDDGKGGSGLRQYYLSKIEELQLIVNEKSQNLRRLQAQRNELNAKVRLLREELQLLQEQGSYVGEVVRAMDKKKVLVKVHPEGKFVVDVDKNIDINDVTPNCRVALRNDSYTLHKILPNKVDPLVSLMMVEKVPDSTYEMIGGLDKQIKEIKEVIELPVKHPELFEALGIAQPKGVLLYGPPGTGKTLLARAVAHHTDCTFIRVSGSELVQKFIGEGARMVRELFVMAREHAPSIIFMDEIDSIGSSRLEGGSGGDSEVQRTMLELLNQLDGFEATKNIKVIMATNRIDILDSALLRPGRIDRKIEFPPPNEEARLDILKIHSRKMNLTRGINLRKIAELMPGASGAEVKGVCTEAGMYALRERRVHVTQEDFEMAVAKVMQKDSEKNMSIKKLWK; via the exons ATGCCGGCGGAGAAGATGGCGTGGGACGGGCCCGAGCAG atggagATGGACGACGGGAAAGGCGGCTCGGGGCTCCGGCAGTATTACCTGTCCAAGATcgaggagctgcag CTTATTGTGAACGAGAAGAGCCAGAACCTGCGGCGGCTGCAGGCGCAGAGGAACGAGCTCAATGCCAAGG TGCGGCTGCtgcgggaggagctgcagctcctgcaggagcagggatccTATGTGGGAGAGGTGGTGAGAGCCATGGACAAGAAGAAGGTGCTAGTCAAG GTGCACCCAGAGGGAAAGTTTGTGGTGGATGTGGACAAGAACATTGACATCAATGAT GTGACCCCCAACTGCCGTGTGGCCCTGCGCAATGACAGCTATACCCTGCACAAGATTCTGCCCAACAAGGTGGACCCACTCGTGTCCCTCATGATGGTGGAGAAGGTCCCAGACTCTACCTATGAGATGATTGGGGGCTTGGACAAGCAGATCAAAGAGATCAAGGAGGTCATCGAGCTGCCCGTGAAGCACCCAGAGCTTTTTGAGGCGCTGGGCATCGCCCAGCCCAAG GGGGTGCTGCTCTATGGCCCCCCCGGCACAGGGAAGACCCTGCTGGCCAGGGCTGTGGCCCATCACACCGACTGCACCTTCATCCGTGTGTCCGGCTCCGAGCTCGTGCAGAAGTTCATCGGGGAAG GGGCCCGTATGGTGCGGGAGCTGTTTGTGATGGCCCGGGAACACGCGCCCTCCATCATCTTCATGGACGAGATCGACTCCATCGGCTCCTCCCGCCTGGAGGGCGGCTCGGGCGGGGACAGTGAGGTGCAGCGCACAATGCTGGAGCTTCTCAACCAGCTCGATGGCTTCGAGGCCACCAAGAACATCAAG GTGATCATGGCCACCAACAGGATCGACATCCTGGACTCGGCCCTGCTGCGTCCCGGCCGCATTGACAGAAAAATCGAGTTTCCCCCTCCGAATGAGGAG GCCCGCCTAGACATCCTCAAGATCCACTCCCGGAAGATGAATCTGACCCGGGGCATCAACCTGCGGAAAATCGCGGAGCTGATGCCAGGGGCGTCGGGGGCTGAGGTGAAG GGGGTGTGCACAGAGGCAGGGATGTATGCActgagggagaggagggtgCATGTCACACAGGAGGACTTTGAAATGGCCGTGGCCAAG GTGATGCAGAAGGACAGTGAGAAGAACATGTCCATCAAGAAGCTGTGGAAGTAA
- the SMARCD2 gene encoding SWI/SNF-related matrix-associated actin-dependent regulator of chromatin subfamily D member 2 isoform X5, translating into MAGRGAFPLSPLPPAAAPSAPGPGTALLRGPSPAPSAAPGYRAMGPAAAQYQQRPGMPPGGRMPMAGLQVGPPGAPPYGAATPLRPGLPQAMMDPFRKRLLTPQAQPPMTTPRRGVKRRKMADKVLPQRIRELVPESQAYMDLLAFERKLDQTIARKRMEIQEAIKKPLTPSKQKRKFSSFFKSLVIELDKELYGPDNHLVEWHRMPTTQETDGFQVKRPGDVNVKCTLLLMLDHQPPQYKLDPRLARLLGVHTQTRASIMQALWLYIKHNKLQDSHEKEFINCNRYFRQIFNCVRMRFSEIPMKLAGLLQHPDPIIINHTISVDPNDQKKTACYDIDVEVDDPLKAQMSNFLASTTNQQEIASLDAKIHETIESINQLKTQRDFMLSFSNNPQDFIQEWIKSQRRDLKIITDVIGNPEEERRAEFYQQPWAQEAVGRHIFAKVQQRRQELEQVLGIRLT; encoded by the exons ATGGCCGGGCGCGGCGCTTTCCCGCTCAGCCCGCTGCCCCCCGCGGCTGCCCCGTCGGCCCCGGGGCCCGGCACCGCCCTGCTGCGCGGCCCCAGCCCCGCGCCCTCCGCCGCCCCGGGCTACCGCGCCATGGGCCCGGCCGCCGCGCAGTACCAG cagcGCCCCGGCATGCCCCCCGGGGGCAGgatgcccatggcagggctgcaggtgggACCCCCGGGAGCTCCCCCGTACGGAGCAGCGACCCCGCTGAGGCCCGGCCTGCCCCAGGCCATGATGGATCCCTTCAGGAAGCGCCTGCTGACTCCCCAGGCACAGCCACCCATGACCACCCCCAGGAGAGG ggtgaagaggaggaagatggCTGATAAGGTGCTGCCACAGAGG ATCCGGGAGCTGGTCCCAGAATCCCAGGCCTACATGGACCTCCTGGCCTTTGAGCGCAAGCTGGACCAAACCATTGCTCGGAAGAGGATGGAGATCCAGGAGGCCATCAAGAAACCCCTGACA CCCAGCAAGCAGAAGAGGAagttctcctccttcttcaagAGCCTTGTGATTGAGCTGGACAAGGAGCTCTACGGGCCAGACAATCACCTGGTGGAG TGGCACCGGATGCCCACAACTCAGGAGACCGATGGCTTCCAGGTGAAGCGTCCTGGGGATGTCAATGTGAAGTGCACCCTGCTGCTCATGCTGGACCACCAG cccccccaGTACAAGCTGGACCCACGGCTGGCCCGGCTGCTGGGGGTGCACACCCAAACCAGGGCCAGCATCATGCAGGCCCTGTGGCTGTACATCAAACACAACAAACTGCAGGATAGCCACGAGAAGGAGTTCATCAACTGCAACCGCTACTTCCGCCAG ATCTTCAACTGTGTTCGCATGCGCTTCTCCGAGATCCCCATGAAGCTGGCAGggctcctgcagcacccagaCCCCATCATCATCAACCACACCATCAG TGTGGACCCCAATGACCAGAAGAAGACGGCCTGCTACGACATTGATGTGGAGGTGGACGATCCCCTCAAAGCCCAGATGAGCAATTTCCTGGCCTCCACCACCAACCAGCAGGAAATCGCCTCCCTGGATGCCAAG ATCCATGAGACCATCGAGTCCATCAACCAGCTGAAGACACAGAGGGATTTCATGCTGAGCTTCAGCAACAACCCCCAGGATTTCATCCAGGAATGGATCAAATCCCAGAGGAGGGACCTCAAG ATCATCACGGATGTGATTGGGAACCCCGAGGAGGAGCGGCGGGCAGAGTTTTACCAACAGCCCTGGGCGCAGGAGGCCGTGGGCAGACACATCTTTGCCAAG gtcCAGCAGCGCCGGCAGGAACTGGAACAAGTGCTCGGGATCCGCCTCACTTAA
- the SMARCD2 gene encoding SWI/SNF-related matrix-associated actin-dependent regulator of chromatin subfamily D member 2 isoform X1 produces the protein MAGRGAFPLSPLPPAAAPSAPGPGTALLRGPSPAPSAAPGYRAMGPAAAQYQQRPGMPPGGRMPMAGLQVGPPGAPPYGAATPLRPGLPQAMMDPFRKRLLTPQAQPPMTTPRRGVKRRKMADKVLPQRIRELVPESQAYMDLLAFERKLDQTIARKRMEIQEAIKKPLTQKRKLRIYISNTFTPAKEEGEGGERVASWELRVEGKLLEDESLLPCLQPSKQKRKFSSFFKSLVIELDKELYGPDNHLVEWHRMPTTQETDGFQVKRPGDVNVKCTLLLMLDHQPPQYKLDPRLARLLGVHTQTRASIMQALWLYIKHNKLQDSHEKEFINCNRYFRQIFNCVRMRFSEIPMKLAGLLQHPDPIIINHTISVDPNDQKKTACYDIDVEVDDPLKAQMSNFLASTTNQQEIASLDAKIHETIESINQLKTQRDFMLSFSNNPQDFIQEWIKSQRRDLKIITDVIGNPEEERRAEFYQQPWAQEAVGRHIFAKVQQRRQELEQVLGIRLT, from the exons ATGGCCGGGCGCGGCGCTTTCCCGCTCAGCCCGCTGCCCCCCGCGGCTGCCCCGTCGGCCCCGGGGCCCGGCACCGCCCTGCTGCGCGGCCCCAGCCCCGCGCCCTCCGCCGCCCCGGGCTACCGCGCCATGGGCCCGGCCGCCGCGCAGTACCAG cagcGCCCCGGCATGCCCCCCGGGGGCAGgatgcccatggcagggctgcaggtgggACCCCCGGGAGCTCCCCCGTACGGAGCAGCGACCCCGCTGAGGCCCGGCCTGCCCCAGGCCATGATGGATCCCTTCAGGAAGCGCCTGCTGACTCCCCAGGCACAGCCACCCATGACCACCCCCAGGAGAGG ggtgaagaggaggaagatggCTGATAAGGTGCTGCCACAGAGG ATCCGGGAGCTGGTCCCAGAATCCCAGGCCTACATGGACCTCCTGGCCTTTGAGCGCAAGCTGGACCAAACCATTGCTCGGAAGAGGATGGAGATCCAGGAGGCCATCAAGAAACCCCTGACA CAAAAGCGGAAGCTCAGGATTTACATCTCCAACACCTTCACCCCAGccaaggaggaaggagagggggGGGAGCGTGTGGCCTCCTGGGAGCTCCGTGTGGAGGGGAAACTGCTGGAGGAT GAATCTCTGCTGCCCTGTCTGCAGCCCAGCAAGCAGAAGAGGAagttctcctccttcttcaagAGCCTTGTGATTGAGCTGGACAAGGAGCTCTACGGGCCAGACAATCACCTGGTGGAG TGGCACCGGATGCCCACAACTCAGGAGACCGATGGCTTCCAGGTGAAGCGTCCTGGGGATGTCAATGTGAAGTGCACCCTGCTGCTCATGCTGGACCACCAG cccccccaGTACAAGCTGGACCCACGGCTGGCCCGGCTGCTGGGGGTGCACACCCAAACCAGGGCCAGCATCATGCAGGCCCTGTGGCTGTACATCAAACACAACAAACTGCAGGATAGCCACGAGAAGGAGTTCATCAACTGCAACCGCTACTTCCGCCAG ATCTTCAACTGTGTTCGCATGCGCTTCTCCGAGATCCCCATGAAGCTGGCAGggctcctgcagcacccagaCCCCATCATCATCAACCACACCATCAG TGTGGACCCCAATGACCAGAAGAAGACGGCCTGCTACGACATTGATGTGGAGGTGGACGATCCCCTCAAAGCCCAGATGAGCAATTTCCTGGCCTCCACCACCAACCAGCAGGAAATCGCCTCCCTGGATGCCAAG ATCCATGAGACCATCGAGTCCATCAACCAGCTGAAGACACAGAGGGATTTCATGCTGAGCTTCAGCAACAACCCCCAGGATTTCATCCAGGAATGGATCAAATCCCAGAGGAGGGACCTCAAG ATCATCACGGATGTGATTGGGAACCCCGAGGAGGAGCGGCGGGCAGAGTTTTACCAACAGCCCTGGGCGCAGGAGGCCGTGGGCAGACACATCTTTGCCAAG gtcCAGCAGCGCCGGCAGGAACTGGAACAAGTGCTCGGGATCCGCCTCACTTAA
- the SMARCD2 gene encoding SWI/SNF-related matrix-associated actin-dependent regulator of chromatin subfamily D member 2 isoform X4, with translation MAGRGAFPLSPLPPAAAPSAPGPGTALLRGPSPAPSAAPGYRAMGPAAAQYQRPGMPPGGRMPMAGLQVGPPGAPPYGAATPLRPGLPQAMMDPFRKRLLTPQAQPPMTTPRRGVKRRKMADKVLPQRIRELVPESQAYMDLLAFERKLDQTIARKRMEIQEAIKKPLTQKRKLRIYISNTFTPAKEEGEGGERVASWELRVEGKLLEDPSKQKRKFSSFFKSLVIELDKELYGPDNHLVEWHRMPTTQETDGFQVKRPGDVNVKCTLLLMLDHQPPQYKLDPRLARLLGVHTQTRASIMQALWLYIKHNKLQDSHEKEFINCNRYFRQIFNCVRMRFSEIPMKLAGLLQHPDPIIINHTISVDPNDQKKTACYDIDVEVDDPLKAQMSNFLASTTNQQEIASLDAKIHETIESINQLKTQRDFMLSFSNNPQDFIQEWIKSQRRDLKIITDVIGNPEEERRAEFYQQPWAQEAVGRHIFAKVQQRRQELEQVLGIRLT, from the exons ATGGCCGGGCGCGGCGCTTTCCCGCTCAGCCCGCTGCCCCCCGCGGCTGCCCCGTCGGCCCCGGGGCCCGGCACCGCCCTGCTGCGCGGCCCCAGCCCCGCGCCCTCCGCCGCCCCGGGCTACCGCGCCATGGGCCCGGCCGCCGCGCAGTACCAG cGCCCCGGCATGCCCCCCGGGGGCAGgatgcccatggcagggctgcaggtgggACCCCCGGGAGCTCCCCCGTACGGAGCAGCGACCCCGCTGAGGCCCGGCCTGCCCCAGGCCATGATGGATCCCTTCAGGAAGCGCCTGCTGACTCCCCAGGCACAGCCACCCATGACCACCCCCAGGAGAGG ggtgaagaggaggaagatggCTGATAAGGTGCTGCCACAGAGG ATCCGGGAGCTGGTCCCAGAATCCCAGGCCTACATGGACCTCCTGGCCTTTGAGCGCAAGCTGGACCAAACCATTGCTCGGAAGAGGATGGAGATCCAGGAGGCCATCAAGAAACCCCTGACA CAAAAGCGGAAGCTCAGGATTTACATCTCCAACACCTTCACCCCAGccaaggaggaaggagagggggGGGAGCGTGTGGCCTCCTGGGAGCTCCGTGTGGAGGGGAAACTGCTGGAGGAT CCCAGCAAGCAGAAGAGGAagttctcctccttcttcaagAGCCTTGTGATTGAGCTGGACAAGGAGCTCTACGGGCCAGACAATCACCTGGTGGAG TGGCACCGGATGCCCACAACTCAGGAGACCGATGGCTTCCAGGTGAAGCGTCCTGGGGATGTCAATGTGAAGTGCACCCTGCTGCTCATGCTGGACCACCAG cccccccaGTACAAGCTGGACCCACGGCTGGCCCGGCTGCTGGGGGTGCACACCCAAACCAGGGCCAGCATCATGCAGGCCCTGTGGCTGTACATCAAACACAACAAACTGCAGGATAGCCACGAGAAGGAGTTCATCAACTGCAACCGCTACTTCCGCCAG ATCTTCAACTGTGTTCGCATGCGCTTCTCCGAGATCCCCATGAAGCTGGCAGggctcctgcagcacccagaCCCCATCATCATCAACCACACCATCAG TGTGGACCCCAATGACCAGAAGAAGACGGCCTGCTACGACATTGATGTGGAGGTGGACGATCCCCTCAAAGCCCAGATGAGCAATTTCCTGGCCTCCACCACCAACCAGCAGGAAATCGCCTCCCTGGATGCCAAG ATCCATGAGACCATCGAGTCCATCAACCAGCTGAAGACACAGAGGGATTTCATGCTGAGCTTCAGCAACAACCCCCAGGATTTCATCCAGGAATGGATCAAATCCCAGAGGAGGGACCTCAAG ATCATCACGGATGTGATTGGGAACCCCGAGGAGGAGCGGCGGGCAGAGTTTTACCAACAGCCCTGGGCGCAGGAGGCCGTGGGCAGACACATCTTTGCCAAG gtcCAGCAGCGCCGGCAGGAACTGGAACAAGTGCTCGGGATCCGCCTCACTTAA
- the SMARCD2 gene encoding SWI/SNF-related matrix-associated actin-dependent regulator of chromatin subfamily D member 2 isoform X3 has product MAGRGAFPLSPLPPAAAPSAPGPGTALLRGPSPAPSAAPGYRAMGPAAAQYQQRPGMPPGGRMPMAGLQVGPPGAPPYGAATPLRPGLPQAMMDPFRKRLLTPQAQPPMTTPRRGVKRRKMADKVLPQRIRELVPESQAYMDLLAFERKLDQTIARKRMEIQEAIKKPLTQKRKLRIYISNTFTPAKEEGEGGERVASWELRVEGKLLEDPSKQKRKFSSFFKSLVIELDKELYGPDNHLVEWHRMPTTQETDGFQVKRPGDVNVKCTLLLMLDHQPPQYKLDPRLARLLGVHTQTRASIMQALWLYIKHNKLQDSHEKEFINCNRYFRQIFNCVRMRFSEIPMKLAGLLQHPDPIIINHTISVDPNDQKKTACYDIDVEVDDPLKAQMSNFLASTTNQQEIASLDAKIHETIESINQLKTQRDFMLSFSNNPQDFIQEWIKSQRRDLKIITDVIGNPEEERRAEFYQQPWAQEAVGRHIFAKVQQRRQELEQVLGIRLT; this is encoded by the exons ATGGCCGGGCGCGGCGCTTTCCCGCTCAGCCCGCTGCCCCCCGCGGCTGCCCCGTCGGCCCCGGGGCCCGGCACCGCCCTGCTGCGCGGCCCCAGCCCCGCGCCCTCCGCCGCCCCGGGCTACCGCGCCATGGGCCCGGCCGCCGCGCAGTACCAG cagcGCCCCGGCATGCCCCCCGGGGGCAGgatgcccatggcagggctgcaggtgggACCCCCGGGAGCTCCCCCGTACGGAGCAGCGACCCCGCTGAGGCCCGGCCTGCCCCAGGCCATGATGGATCCCTTCAGGAAGCGCCTGCTGACTCCCCAGGCACAGCCACCCATGACCACCCCCAGGAGAGG ggtgaagaggaggaagatggCTGATAAGGTGCTGCCACAGAGG ATCCGGGAGCTGGTCCCAGAATCCCAGGCCTACATGGACCTCCTGGCCTTTGAGCGCAAGCTGGACCAAACCATTGCTCGGAAGAGGATGGAGATCCAGGAGGCCATCAAGAAACCCCTGACA CAAAAGCGGAAGCTCAGGATTTACATCTCCAACACCTTCACCCCAGccaaggaggaaggagagggggGGGAGCGTGTGGCCTCCTGGGAGCTCCGTGTGGAGGGGAAACTGCTGGAGGAT CCCAGCAAGCAGAAGAGGAagttctcctccttcttcaagAGCCTTGTGATTGAGCTGGACAAGGAGCTCTACGGGCCAGACAATCACCTGGTGGAG TGGCACCGGATGCCCACAACTCAGGAGACCGATGGCTTCCAGGTGAAGCGTCCTGGGGATGTCAATGTGAAGTGCACCCTGCTGCTCATGCTGGACCACCAG cccccccaGTACAAGCTGGACCCACGGCTGGCCCGGCTGCTGGGGGTGCACACCCAAACCAGGGCCAGCATCATGCAGGCCCTGTGGCTGTACATCAAACACAACAAACTGCAGGATAGCCACGAGAAGGAGTTCATCAACTGCAACCGCTACTTCCGCCAG ATCTTCAACTGTGTTCGCATGCGCTTCTCCGAGATCCCCATGAAGCTGGCAGggctcctgcagcacccagaCCCCATCATCATCAACCACACCATCAG TGTGGACCCCAATGACCAGAAGAAGACGGCCTGCTACGACATTGATGTGGAGGTGGACGATCCCCTCAAAGCCCAGATGAGCAATTTCCTGGCCTCCACCACCAACCAGCAGGAAATCGCCTCCCTGGATGCCAAG ATCCATGAGACCATCGAGTCCATCAACCAGCTGAAGACACAGAGGGATTTCATGCTGAGCTTCAGCAACAACCCCCAGGATTTCATCCAGGAATGGATCAAATCCCAGAGGAGGGACCTCAAG ATCATCACGGATGTGATTGGGAACCCCGAGGAGGAGCGGCGGGCAGAGTTTTACCAACAGCCCTGGGCGCAGGAGGCCGTGGGCAGACACATCTTTGCCAAG gtcCAGCAGCGCCGGCAGGAACTGGAACAAGTGCTCGGGATCCGCCTCACTTAA
- the SMARCD2 gene encoding SWI/SNF-related matrix-associated actin-dependent regulator of chromatin subfamily D member 2 isoform X2, whose translation MAGRGAFPLSPLPPAAAPSAPGPGTALLRGPSPAPSAAPGYRAMGPAAAQYQRPGMPPGGRMPMAGLQVGPPGAPPYGAATPLRPGLPQAMMDPFRKRLLTPQAQPPMTTPRRGVKRRKMADKVLPQRIRELVPESQAYMDLLAFERKLDQTIARKRMEIQEAIKKPLTQKRKLRIYISNTFTPAKEEGEGGERVASWELRVEGKLLEDESLLPCLQPSKQKRKFSSFFKSLVIELDKELYGPDNHLVEWHRMPTTQETDGFQVKRPGDVNVKCTLLLMLDHQPPQYKLDPRLARLLGVHTQTRASIMQALWLYIKHNKLQDSHEKEFINCNRYFRQIFNCVRMRFSEIPMKLAGLLQHPDPIIINHTISVDPNDQKKTACYDIDVEVDDPLKAQMSNFLASTTNQQEIASLDAKIHETIESINQLKTQRDFMLSFSNNPQDFIQEWIKSQRRDLKIITDVIGNPEEERRAEFYQQPWAQEAVGRHIFAKVQQRRQELEQVLGIRLT comes from the exons ATGGCCGGGCGCGGCGCTTTCCCGCTCAGCCCGCTGCCCCCCGCGGCTGCCCCGTCGGCCCCGGGGCCCGGCACCGCCCTGCTGCGCGGCCCCAGCCCCGCGCCCTCCGCCGCCCCGGGCTACCGCGCCATGGGCCCGGCCGCCGCGCAGTACCAG cGCCCCGGCATGCCCCCCGGGGGCAGgatgcccatggcagggctgcaggtgggACCCCCGGGAGCTCCCCCGTACGGAGCAGCGACCCCGCTGAGGCCCGGCCTGCCCCAGGCCATGATGGATCCCTTCAGGAAGCGCCTGCTGACTCCCCAGGCACAGCCACCCATGACCACCCCCAGGAGAGG ggtgaagaggaggaagatggCTGATAAGGTGCTGCCACAGAGG ATCCGGGAGCTGGTCCCAGAATCCCAGGCCTACATGGACCTCCTGGCCTTTGAGCGCAAGCTGGACCAAACCATTGCTCGGAAGAGGATGGAGATCCAGGAGGCCATCAAGAAACCCCTGACA CAAAAGCGGAAGCTCAGGATTTACATCTCCAACACCTTCACCCCAGccaaggaggaaggagagggggGGGAGCGTGTGGCCTCCTGGGAGCTCCGTGTGGAGGGGAAACTGCTGGAGGAT GAATCTCTGCTGCCCTGTCTGCAGCCCAGCAAGCAGAAGAGGAagttctcctccttcttcaagAGCCTTGTGATTGAGCTGGACAAGGAGCTCTACGGGCCAGACAATCACCTGGTGGAG TGGCACCGGATGCCCACAACTCAGGAGACCGATGGCTTCCAGGTGAAGCGTCCTGGGGATGTCAATGTGAAGTGCACCCTGCTGCTCATGCTGGACCACCAG cccccccaGTACAAGCTGGACCCACGGCTGGCCCGGCTGCTGGGGGTGCACACCCAAACCAGGGCCAGCATCATGCAGGCCCTGTGGCTGTACATCAAACACAACAAACTGCAGGATAGCCACGAGAAGGAGTTCATCAACTGCAACCGCTACTTCCGCCAG ATCTTCAACTGTGTTCGCATGCGCTTCTCCGAGATCCCCATGAAGCTGGCAGggctcctgcagcacccagaCCCCATCATCATCAACCACACCATCAG TGTGGACCCCAATGACCAGAAGAAGACGGCCTGCTACGACATTGATGTGGAGGTGGACGATCCCCTCAAAGCCCAGATGAGCAATTTCCTGGCCTCCACCACCAACCAGCAGGAAATCGCCTCCCTGGATGCCAAG ATCCATGAGACCATCGAGTCCATCAACCAGCTGAAGACACAGAGGGATTTCATGCTGAGCTTCAGCAACAACCCCCAGGATTTCATCCAGGAATGGATCAAATCCCAGAGGAGGGACCTCAAG ATCATCACGGATGTGATTGGGAACCCCGAGGAGGAGCGGCGGGCAGAGTTTTACCAACAGCCCTGGGCGCAGGAGGCCGTGGGCAGACACATCTTTGCCAAG gtcCAGCAGCGCCGGCAGGAACTGGAACAAGTGCTCGGGATCCGCCTCACTTAA